In Acidimicrobiia bacterium, the sequence GGACTCGCACCGTGCGACGTCACGACCGGCGTGCTGGCCGACGTTCGCAGCGGCATCGACGCGATCGTCTTCGACTTCTCGGGCAACAATCTGACTCCCTGCATGACGCGCGACGGCGCGCGTCTGCAAGGCGACGCGTACTACGACACGTATCGCCGCGATGTCGGCCGGTTGGTGAGCGCGGCGCGCGCCCAGGCGGTGCCGGTCGTCGTGGTCGGACCACCGGTGTTTCCCGACGCGCAGAACCGGCCGGACCGCGTCCGGCTCCGGTCGGTGTTGCACGGCGTCGCCGACGCGCTCGGCGCGCGCTACGTCGAGAGCGCGCCCGCGCTCGGCCTGCGCACGTTCACCCGTACCCTGCCGTGCCTGCCCGACGAGACGGCCGCGCTCGGCTGCGCGCACGGCCGCATCACGGTGCGCTCCGGGAACGGCATTCACTTCGACCAGCCCCACCGCGTCCCGTGCGCGAACGAGGAGCCGACGTCGTGTACCTACTCCGCGGGGAGTCACCGGTTCGCGGACGTCGTGCTCGACGCGCTCGCCCGCATCGCGTCGCTGCATGTCGCGGCGGCGCTGCCGGGCTCCGGTGTGCCGATCGTCGTCGCCGCGAGCTGAACGTTGTGCTCTGAGCGGATTCCAATTCGCGCTTGTCGCCACGCTCGCTGCCGTTTGACGGCGCCCGATTAAGTTGCCGCTGATGCGTCGCGACGGGCACGGACGCCGACTCGGCACCTCCCGCGCCGGACTCGCGACCGGCGAACGCGCGCGCCCGTCGCACCGCACGATCGGATACCGACCGGGCCTCGACGGCGTGCGCGCGCTCGCGGTCGTGGCGGTGATGCTGTACCACGACGACGTGTCGTGGGCGCGGGGCGGGTTCGTCGGCGTCGACGTCTTCTTCGTCCTCAGCGGCTTCCTCATCACGTCGCTGCTGTTGAGCGAGCTCGACGACACGGGACGGATCGATCGCATCGCGTTCTGGGGCCGCCGCGCGCGCCGCCTGCTCCCCGCGCTCTTCCTGCTGCTCGTCGGCGTGGTCGTGTACGCGATCGTGTGGGCGAAGCCCGACGAGCTGCACGACATCCGGCTCGACGGCATCGCGACGATCTTCTACGTCACCAACTGGCGCCTCGTCGCGGGCGGTCTCTCGTACTTCCAGACGTTCCAGGTGCCGTCGCCGCTGCAGCACACGTGGTCGCTCGCGATCGAGGAGCAGTACTACCTCGTCTGGCCGATCGTGCTCTTCGCGGCGCGGCCGCTCTGGCGCCGGCGACCGCGCGCGCTCGCACCGGCGATCGCCGCGCTCGCGCTCGCTTCGGCCGCGTTGATGGCGATCCTCTTCCACGCGCACGCGAGCATCGACCGCCTCTACTACGGCACCGACACGCGCGCGCAGGCGTTGCTCGTCGGCTCGGCGATCGCCGCGTTCCAGCGCGTGCCCCGGGCTCGCGCCGCGCGACGAGCGGCGTGGTTGCGCACGGTGTGCGGGGCCGGCGGCGTGCTCTTGCTCGCGGCCGTCGTGTGGCGCTGGAACACGCCGCGCTTCCTGTACCGAGGGGGCTTCCTCGTCGTCGCGCTCGCCGCGGGCGCGCTCGTGGTCGCGGCCGCGGAACGGGGCTGGATCGCACGGTTGCTCTCACTACGTCCGCTCCCGGCGATCGGTCTCGTGTCGTACGGGCTCTACCTCTGGCACTGGCCCGTCGACCTCGTGCTCAGCACCCCGCACGTCGCGTGGCACGGCTTCCCCCTCGTCGCGGCGCGGTCGGCCCTCACCGGCGCGCTCGCCACCGCGTCGTACGTCCTCGTCGAGCGCCCGATCCGGCGGCACGGTCTCGCCGCCCTACGCGGGCTGCCCGAGCGGATCCGCGGCGTGGCGATCGCGTCCGGCGTCGCCGGCGCAACTGCGATCGCGCTCATTCTCTCGACGACGGGCGCGCCGAGCCTCGCGCTGCCGTCGTCGCTCCCGGCGACGCCGCCGAACGCCAACGCGACGCGCATCCTGATGCTCGGCGACTCGCAGATGTTCACCCTCGGCTTCTGGGGCGCCGACGAGTTCGATCGGTCCAAGGCGCAGTTCGAGCCCGGCGCGCTGCTCGGCTGCGGCATCTTCGATCCGGACAACGACGACGGCAACTGCACCGACCGCGCGTCGTCGTGGGCGGACGACATCACGCAGTTCGACCCCGATCTCTCGGTGCTGCTCGTCGGCGCGTGGGAGACGCAGGACTTCACGCTCGACGGCCACCGCTATGTGCACGACACGCCCGCGCACGAGCACGCGCTCGAACGCGTGCTGACACACTCACTCTCGACGCTCACGCGGCGCGGTGGTCACGTCGCGTTGCTCGAGGTCCCCTGCTACGGCGAGACGAATGCCGCGGACCCGACTCGCATCGCGCGCGACGACCCGCGTGCGGTCGCGGAGGTGAACACCGCCTTCCGCGCGGTCGCGACGCGCGACCCGTCCGAGATCACCTTCGTACCGTGGGCGAACGTGATCTGTCCCCGCGGTCACTTCGTGACGCGCATCCACGGCGTGGTCGTGCGTCCCGACGGCGTGCACTACCGCGACACGGCGGGCGGGGCGATCGCGGCGGACGCGATCATCCCGAAGATCACGCGCTTGGCAGACACCGCGCACGCCGAACGGCGGTCCTGAGCCGATCGGCTATCCGGTCGCCACCATCACTCGCACGGCGAGGCGGCGATCGTCGCCGACGCGCTGTTGACCGTCGCGTCGTTGTACGTCGAGATGTCGACGCTATTTGTCGGCGGCGCGATCGCCTGCGTGGGTGGGACGTGGTCCCAGGCGTCGCCGACGGCCTGGGTCGACGACGACACCTCGAGATCACCGAGGGAGTTGCACGACAACGTGTTGCGGCCGGAGAACTTTGTCGTGCCGAGGTTCGCGTTCGCTTGGACACCGCTGTAGACACCGATCGCGCTTCCGGTGAACGAATCGTTCGTGAAGCGCGCGGCGGCGTTCGTGTCCAGTTGGACACCCGCGGGATAGCAGCTCGACACGTGGTCGCCGCTCACCACGACGTTGACCGAGCTCGTGATCTCGATGCAGGAATGGAGATAGCTCGACATCAGCGTGTTGTCGATGAGCGAGACGTTCGCGCCGCCCACGTGCACCGCACCTTCGATCCAGAGACCGCGGACGCTCGCGCCGGCGGCGTCGAGGTTCATGCCTCCGACGACCTGCCGCGCCGGCGACAGGCCATGACTCCCGGTCGACCCGATGAGCGTCACACCACTCGGAACCGAGAACGTGGGATCGTGCTTCTTGGGTTGATACGTACCGGCCTCGACCGCGAGCGTCTGGCCCGACGTCACCACCGCCAGCGCCTTCGTCATCGTCTTGAACGGCGCGGTGCACGACCCGCGGTTCGCGTCGTTGCCGACAACGGAGTCGACGGTGTAGGTCGAGCCGCACGTCTTGTCTCTCACGGCAGTCCACCGACCGACGCCGGTGCCGAGCACCGCGTACGCGCCGGGCTTGATGCCCTCGCTGATTCCGTCGGGTTCGAGCGAGCCCACGTAGAGCGTGCCGGCGTCGGAACCGGCGATCATCGCCATCGCGAACCGCTTCCCGTCGGCGATCCACGGACCCGAGCCGCCGCCGCCGATCGACACCGTCGCCGTGCCGTCCTTGGCGGTGAACTGCTCGTGATCGAGGACGAGACTCCCGGTGGCGCCGCCCGCGAGCGTGAACAGGTAGGAGCCGTTCGCGCGCGCGGCGGCCGGCGGAGCCGCGGGATGCAGTCGTGCGTTCGTGTGCGCCGCCGCGGCGCGCGTCGCCGACCAGCTCGCGGGCGCGATCCCGCTCGTGTACGTACCGGAGATGTCCGTGGCGGTGACGGTTCCGATCAAGAGCCGGTCGACCCGGCTCTGCTCCGGCGATGCCGTCACCAGGAGCACGATCGTCGTGCCCGCCTCCAGCCAGGTGCCCGAGTCCTGGAGGTCGGTGAGCTGGAACGTGCCCTCCTTCGACGAGTTGCCCTTGTCGGCGGTGATCACGAGCTCGGTGCTCGTGCCCGACAACTCGGCGTCATACGTGCCCGTCGCCTTCACCGCGCGCGCCGCATCCGAGCGCGCCCCGCCGAGCCGGCTCGATGCCGCCGATGCGGTGCCGCTGATGCCGCCCGCCGTGACGAGAACGGCCGCGCCGATGACGACCGCTCGTCCCCACTTCCGCCCCACGTCGGACCCCCTCGTCCACCGGTCCCACCGCGGTCGGGAATCTAACCCTGCGATCAGCTCGGCGCCCGCGCCACGGTCCCGCGTGGGAGCGGCAGCGGCAGGTCG encodes:
- a CDS encoding DUF1565 domain-containing protein, giving the protein MGRKWGRAVVIGAAVLVTAGGISGTASAASSRLGGARSDAARAVKATGTYDAELSGTSTELVITADKGNSSKEGTFQLTDLQDSGTWLEAGTTIVLLVTASPEQSRVDRLLIGTVTATDISGTYTSGIAPASWSATRAAAAHTNARLHPAAPPAAARANGSYLFTLAGGATGSLVLDHEQFTAKDGTATVSIGGGGSGPWIADGKRFAMAMIAGSDAGTLYVGSLEPDGISEGIKPGAYAVLGTGVGRWTAVRDKTCGSTYTVDSVVGNDANRGSCTAPFKTMTKALAVVTSGQTLAVEAGTYQPKKHDPTFSVPSGVTLIGSTGSHGLSPARQVVGGMNLDAAGASVRGLWIEGAVHVGGANVSLIDNTLMSSYLHSCIEITSSVNVVVSGDHVSSCYPAGVQLDTNAAARFTNDSFTGSAIGVYSGVQANANLGTTKFSGRNTLSCNSLGDLEVSSSTQAVGDAWDHVPPTQAIAPPTNSVDISTYNDATVNSASATIAASPCE
- a CDS encoding acyltransferase family protein, which codes for MRRDGHGRRLGTSRAGLATGERARPSHRTIGYRPGLDGVRALAVVAVMLYHDDVSWARGGFVGVDVFFVLSGFLITSLLLSELDDTGRIDRIAFWGRRARRLLPALFLLLVGVVVYAIVWAKPDELHDIRLDGIATIFYVTNWRLVAGGLSYFQTFQVPSPLQHTWSLAIEEQYYLVWPIVLFAARPLWRRRPRALAPAIAALALASAALMAILFHAHASIDRLYYGTDTRAQALLVGSAIAAFQRVPRARAARRAAWLRTVCGAGGVLLLAAVVWRWNTPRFLYRGGFLVVALAAGALVVAAAERGWIARLLSLRPLPAIGLVSYGLYLWHWPVDLVLSTPHVAWHGFPLVAARSALTGALATASYVLVERPIRRHGLAALRGLPERIRGVAIASGVAGATAIALILSTTGAPSLALPSSLPATPPNANATRILMLGDSQMFTLGFWGADEFDRSKAQFEPGALLGCGIFDPDNDDGNCTDRASSWADDITQFDPDLSVLLVGAWETQDFTLDGHRYVHDTPAHEHALERVLTHSLSTLTRRGGHVALLEVPCYGETNAADPTRIARDDPRAVAEVNTAFRAVATRDPSEITFVPWANVICPRGHFVTRIHGVVVRPDGVHYRDTAGGAIAADAIIPKITRLADTAHAERRS